A stretch of Aristophania vespae DNA encodes these proteins:
- the atpD gene encoding F0F1 ATP synthase subunit beta: protein MSETLNRSADPAETATGRVIQVKGPVVDVQFEGKIPHILNALHVKVGDRTLVLEVSQEIGERQVRCIAMDSTDGLVRGDEVRDTGAQITVPVGPATLGRILNVVGEPVDDRGPVKTDTYFPIHRPAPSFEEQAAATEILVTGIKVVDLLCPYLKGGKIGLFGGAGVGKTVIIQELINNIAKAHGGVSVFAGVGERTREGNDLYYEMQDAGVIKIGEDGSTEGSKVALIYGQMNEPPGARSRVALTGLSVAEYFRDVEGQDVLFFVDNIFRFTQAGSEVSALLGRIPSAVGYQPTLATEMGSLQERITSTNKGSITSVQAVYVPADDLTDPAPAATFAHLDATTVLNRSIAEMGIYPAVDPLDSTSRSLDPKIVGEEHYEVARSVQNILQTYKELQDIIAILGMDELSEEDKLIVGRARRIQRFLSQPFHVAEVFTGAPGKLISLEDTVRSFKALVSGEYDHLPEGAFYMVGPIEEAVEKAEKMKQEG, encoded by the coding sequence ATGTCTGAGACACTCAACCGTTCTGCTGACCCAGCGGAGACTGCAACCGGGCGGGTCATTCAAGTTAAAGGCCCAGTAGTGGATGTGCAGTTTGAGGGCAAAATTCCTCATATTCTAAACGCACTACACGTTAAAGTTGGCGATCGTACGCTTGTCCTGGAAGTTTCACAGGAAATTGGTGAACGCCAGGTTCGCTGTATTGCTATGGACAGCACAGATGGCCTCGTTCGCGGTGATGAAGTGCGCGACACGGGAGCCCAAATTACAGTTCCGGTAGGACCTGCCACACTTGGTCGTATTCTCAACGTTGTTGGGGAACCAGTAGATGACCGCGGTCCTGTTAAAACTGATACTTACTTTCCAATTCATCGCCCGGCTCCGAGCTTTGAAGAGCAGGCTGCTGCTACTGAAATCCTGGTTACGGGTATTAAAGTTGTCGACTTGCTTTGCCCTTACCTAAAAGGTGGTAAAATCGGCCTCTTTGGTGGTGCTGGCGTTGGTAAAACCGTTATCATTCAAGAGCTTATCAATAACATTGCTAAAGCTCACGGCGGTGTTTCAGTTTTTGCTGGTGTTGGTGAGCGTACTCGTGAGGGTAATGACCTGTATTATGAAATGCAGGATGCAGGCGTTATTAAAATCGGCGAAGATGGCAGCACCGAGGGTTCCAAGGTTGCGCTGATTTATGGCCAGATGAATGAGCCTCCTGGGGCGCGTTCTCGCGTTGCTTTGACCGGACTTTCTGTTGCGGAGTATTTCCGTGATGTTGAAGGGCAGGATGTTCTTTTCTTTGTTGATAACATCTTCCGCTTCACACAGGCTGGTTCTGAAGTTTCAGCCCTACTGGGACGTATTCCTTCTGCTGTGGGTTATCAGCCTACATTGGCCACAGAGATGGGGTCACTTCAGGAGCGTATTACCTCAACGAATAAAGGGTCTATTACTTCCGTTCAGGCTGTGTATGTCCCTGCCGACGACTTGACAGACCCAGCACCTGCAGCAACATTTGCTCACTTGGATGCAACAACGGTTCTCAACCGCTCTATTGCTGAAATGGGTATTTATCCTGCTGTGGATCCCTTGGATTCAACTTCACGCTCTCTTGATCCAAAAATTGTTGGTGAAGAGCATTATGAAGTTGCCCGTTCAGTCCAGAATATTTTGCAAACATATAAAGAGTTGCAAGATATTATTGCCATTCTTGGTATGGATGAACTGTCAGAGGAAGATAAACTTATTGTTGGGCGTGCACGCCGCATCCAGCGTTTCCTTTCTCAGCCTTTCCATGTTGCAGAGGTCTTTACCGGCGCACCTGGTAAACTCATTTCTTTAGAAGATACAGTTCGTTCTTTTAAAGCACTTGTCTCTGGTGAGTATGACCACTTACCTGAAGGCGCTTTTTACATGGTCGGTCCTATCGAAGAGGCTGTGGAAAAAGCAGAAAAGATGAAGCAGGAAGGTTAA
- the atpC gene encoding ATP synthase F1 subunit epsilon has translation MTLRAEIVSPLKRHIDQDVDMVVVPGTEGNIAAMPGRSPVMLQLRGGIVTLYKDDQVVARLFISGGFVDMTSDRCTILADSVRALEDLSPDDARQRLDQLEAQWSHVGPGEYHENDSLTLQIQSVRAEIEAGEEFAKGGFN, from the coding sequence ATGACCTTACGTGCCGAAATTGTAAGCCCGCTAAAACGCCATATTGACCAAGATGTTGATATGGTCGTTGTTCCAGGCACCGAGGGAAATATCGCAGCCATGCCTGGGCGTTCACCGGTCATGCTGCAACTTCGGGGCGGGATCGTTACGCTTTATAAAGATGATCAAGTCGTAGCACGTCTTTTCATTAGTGGCGGCTTTGTGGATATGACTTCGGACCGCTGCACAATTTTAGCTGACTCTGTGCGGGCTCTTGAGGATTTATCTCCTGACGATGCCCGGCAGCGTCTTGACCAGCTCGAAGCTCAATGGAGCCATGTCGGACCAGGAGAGTATCATGAAAACGATTCTCTCACTTTACAAATTCAGTCTGTTCGTGCCGAAATCGAGGCCGGAGAAGAGTTTGCAAAAGGCGGCTTTAATTAG
- a CDS encoding c-type cytochrome has translation MSFLFSRYTLCAVGTALSSLFFANLAQAEGAPTAAEQDLIKQGEYIATASDCKACHTARGGKPYAGGLVIATPVGKIVSTNITPSQKYGIGSWSEAQFAKAVRKGISPTLGHLYPAMPYTSYSGISNSDIHALYVYFTKGVKSVDEEPKNKTALPFPFNIRASMIAWNLLFAGGHPTPDEDAAVGGARRGEYLAKTLAHCSTCHTPRNTFMAEKSSAYLGGSYNIQGWDAPNITSDPISGIGTWSNDEIVSYLRNGAAHGKSQAAGPMAEAVEFSLRHLTDSDLEAIAAYLKTVPPIRNPEQKHPAFSYSEAKAVDASELDYPIDRAPTAMENGTSLDGRRLYLNACATCHQTHGQGTQDQFYPSLTSNSAVGATSPRNLAMAILRGVDRQTNQGHVVMPAFADQLTDEQIAALTNYVTEHFGNPKLKVTAGDIKKYRSGK, from the coding sequence GTGAGCTTTCTTTTTTCCCGTTATACCTTATGTGCCGTAGGGACGGCACTTAGCTCTCTCTTTTTCGCTAATTTAGCGCAAGCGGAGGGAGCTCCTACTGCTGCGGAACAAGATTTAATTAAACAGGGTGAATATATCGCAACGGCCTCCGATTGTAAGGCATGTCATACAGCTAGAGGCGGTAAACCCTATGCTGGCGGCCTTGTCATCGCTACCCCTGTTGGAAAAATTGTTTCCACAAACATTACGCCATCACAAAAATACGGTATCGGCTCATGGAGCGAAGCTCAATTTGCTAAAGCTGTAAGGAAAGGCATTTCTCCGACTTTAGGGCATCTTTATCCTGCAATGCCCTATACCTCTTACTCGGGTATTTCAAACAGCGATATCCACGCCTTATATGTATATTTTACAAAAGGCGTTAAAAGCGTAGATGAGGAACCAAAGAACAAGACCGCTCTACCATTCCCGTTCAATATCCGCGCTTCTATGATTGCATGGAACCTGTTATTTGCAGGGGGGCATCCAACACCTGATGAAGATGCTGCTGTGGGTGGTGCCCGAAGAGGGGAATACTTAGCTAAAACGTTAGCCCATTGTAGCACCTGCCATACACCACGTAATACCTTTATGGCTGAAAAATCTTCGGCCTATCTTGGTGGCAGTTACAATATCCAGGGGTGGGATGCGCCTAATATTACGTCTGATCCAATTAGTGGTATTGGCACCTGGTCTAACGACGAAATTGTGTCTTATCTCAGAAATGGTGCGGCTCATGGCAAAAGCCAGGCAGCTGGCCCCATGGCAGAGGCAGTCGAATTTAGCTTACGTCATCTGACAGATTCTGATCTTGAAGCCATTGCCGCTTACCTAAAAACCGTACCCCCGATTCGAAACCCAGAGCAAAAACACCCTGCCTTTAGCTATTCTGAAGCAAAAGCTGTTGATGCAAGCGAGTTGGACTACCCCATAGATCGCGCTCCCACAGCGATGGAGAATGGAACAAGTCTTGACGGACGCAGACTTTACTTAAATGCCTGTGCTACATGTCACCAAACACATGGTCAGGGAACTCAGGATCAATTCTATCCTTCCCTAACATCTAACAGTGCGGTAGGGGCAACGAGCCCTCGTAACTTGGCAATGGCAATTTTAAGGGGCGTAGACCGTCAAACAAACCAAGGTCATGTCGTCATGCCTGCTTTTGCTGATCAACTAACTGATGAGCAAATTGCGGCATTAACCAACTATGTCACTGAGCATTTTGGTAATCCAAAACTCAAAGTTACAGCAGGCGATATAAAAAAATATCGTTCCGGTAAATAG
- a CDS encoding GMC family oxidoreductase yields the protein MTTQYDADVIIVGSGALGSNAAHALAEKGKSVILLETGNWIPRWKIVENFRSSPRKGNHDDPYPNTPWAPVSFDPNYIENTGSFQFLPGMLHLVGGTTWHWAAATWRLLPNDFKMKTLYGVGRDWPISYDDLESWYVKAEYALGVAGSDIEDQSGQGRKSVYPPRSTPYPVPPEAETYYFQRLKARIAPEGYHFIHEPNARTNKPWDGRPGCSGNNNCMPVCPIGAMYSGDVHARHAQNAGAKIITDATAYKLEKGENGKIVAVHCRSSDNSEHRLTARYFMIAANGLETPKLLLMSDVANSSDQVGRNLMDHTGMGLQFLADEPLWPGRGPVQQGCIFNMRDGAFRSEHSAIKHALTNTVPNRAITEHLLKKNIVGPELDKQIRHMAARWVDVSTVFEILPHPENRVQPSTTHKTSNGIPTLKVHYNPDEYMRLGSLKAKEDFAKFVKIMNGTVIEDNTGWQNRDHIMGTVIMGDNPRDSVVDKDCRTWDHSNLFLATTGVFSSSSVVNPTLTGVAMALRSADIIAREV from the coding sequence ATGACAACACAATATGATGCAGATGTAATTATCGTCGGATCTGGCGCCCTAGGCAGCAATGCCGCTCATGCTCTTGCAGAAAAAGGTAAATCCGTCATTCTGCTAGAAACAGGAAACTGGATTCCCCGCTGGAAAATTGTAGAGAATTTCCGCTCTTCACCTCGGAAAGGTAATCACGACGATCCCTACCCTAATACGCCATGGGCGCCTGTTTCTTTTGATCCAAATTATATTGAGAATACAGGCTCGTTCCAGTTTTTGCCTGGAATGCTACATCTTGTAGGGGGAACGACCTGGCACTGGGCGGCAGCAACATGGCGCCTTTTGCCAAACGACTTCAAGATGAAAACATTATATGGCGTCGGTCGTGACTGGCCCATTTCTTACGATGATTTAGAATCTTGGTATGTAAAAGCAGAATATGCTTTAGGTGTTGCTGGTAGTGATATAGAGGATCAGTCTGGACAAGGTCGGAAGTCAGTTTATCCTCCCCGCTCAACACCTTATCCTGTACCTCCAGAAGCTGAGACTTATTACTTCCAACGCTTAAAGGCGCGAATTGCTCCTGAAGGCTACCATTTCATTCATGAACCTAATGCACGCACAAACAAGCCGTGGGATGGTCGCCCAGGTTGTTCGGGCAATAATAACTGCATGCCCGTGTGCCCGATTGGGGCAATGTATTCTGGTGATGTTCATGCACGCCATGCCCAAAATGCTGGGGCAAAGATCATTACAGATGCCACAGCCTATAAATTAGAAAAGGGTGAAAACGGTAAAATTGTAGCTGTTCATTGCCGGTCTTCAGATAACTCTGAACATCGTCTCACTGCGCGTTATTTCATGATTGCAGCAAACGGCCTTGAAACGCCAAAGCTACTTTTAATGTCTGATGTAGCAAATTCTTCAGACCAAGTAGGCCGTAACCTGATGGACCACACGGGTATGGGGCTGCAATTCCTGGCAGATGAACCTCTATGGCCTGGAAGAGGGCCTGTGCAGCAGGGTTGTATATTTAACATGCGTGACGGAGCGTTCCGTAGTGAGCATTCTGCTATTAAACACGCTTTAACCAACACTGTGCCTAATCGCGCCATTACAGAACATCTTCTCAAAAAGAATATTGTTGGGCCTGAATTAGATAAGCAGATTCGTCATATGGCTGCTCGCTGGGTTGATGTTTCGACAGTCTTTGAAATACTGCCTCACCCTGAGAATCGTGTTCAACCCTCTACGACTCACAAAACCTCGAACGGAATTCCTACGCTAAAAGTTCACTATAATCCTGATGAATATATGAGATTAGGAAGTCTGAAAGCGAAAGAAGACTTTGCGAAGTTCGTTAAGATTATGAACGGCACGGTTATTGAGGATAATACAGGCTGGCAGAATCGTGATCACATCATGGGAACAGTGATTATGGGTGATAATCCACGTGATTCGGTTGTGGATAAAGACTGCCGCACCTGGGACCACAGTAATTTGTTCCTGGCAACGACAGGTGTCTTCTCTAGCTCAAGCGTAGTTAACCCTACACTCACGGGCGTGGCTATGGCTTTGCGCTCTGCTGATATCATCGCTCGAGAGGTTTAA
- a CDS encoding sugar dehydrogenase complex small subunit has protein sequence MRGLSRRDLLKSSACLGAMLMLCRPSFAAQTQSFDFLELSEFLTGRKNLNANIAARAYAALTAEDSSFAAKVARLDKTIRHENLHDMTEFSAFASRYPDLQPIAIKIISAWYLGYTGTPSMNILKDDARFVTYENALMYEPTIDATVIPSFSRGHTNYWGKPPSSLATD, from the coding sequence ATGAGAGGACTTTCACGAAGGGATCTTTTGAAGAGTTCAGCCTGTTTGGGTGCCATGCTCATGCTTTGCCGCCCTTCTTTTGCTGCTCAAACCCAATCTTTTGATTTTTTGGAATTGTCTGAATTTTTAACAGGTAGAAAAAATCTTAATGCGAACATTGCTGCTCGTGCCTATGCGGCCTTAACAGCGGAAGATTCGAGTTTTGCCGCCAAAGTAGCCCGTTTGGATAAAACGATTCGTCATGAAAATTTGCATGACATGACAGAATTTTCTGCTTTCGCTTCGCGTTACCCTGACTTGCAGCCGATTGCTATTAAAATCATTTCTGCATGGTATCTTGGCTACACAGGCACGCCATCAATGAACATTTTAAAAGACGATGCTCGCTTTGTTACATACGAAAACGCCCTGATGTATGAGCCTACTATTGATGCAACGGTTATACCGAGCTTTTCAAGAGGACATACAAATTACTGGGGCAAGCCCCCTTCTTCATTGGCGACAGACTAG
- the clpA gene encoding ATP-dependent Clp protease ATP-binding subunit ClpA: protein MQLSSTLEQTLKRAAALAGKHQHELITLEHLLFALCEDKDALSVMEICQVNPEHLKTELQTFITDNFATISLLKEDEIPQPTAAFQRVIQRAAIHIESAGQSVITGANVLIALYTEQESHAVYYLLQSGMNRLDAIHAFSHGTAAAFGFSGLPRSAPQSSSGGKEPHASSAKENSALKTYCANLNERAESKQIDPLIGRDKELKRVIQVLCRRTKNNPLLVGDPGVGKTAIAEGLAYRIVEKTIPSILKNSIVYNLDLGSLLAGTRYRGDFEERLKAIIQELEAQPEAILFIDEIHTLIGAGATTGGAMDASNLLKPALASGKLRCMGATTYREYRQYFEKDHALTRRFQKIDVTEPSSADTVRILHGLKSRYETHHNVHYTEAALKAAVELSTRYLHERKLPDKAIDVIDEAGAALQLQPSSKKKRSIVGVPEIEATVSKIALIPPRRVSNDDRESLRHLPQDLRKAVFGQDKALDMLSSAIMLSRAGLRDNNKPIGSYLFSGPTGVGKTEAARQLALTLDIPLIRFDMSEYMEAHSVSRLIGTPPGYVGFEQGGLLTDAIDQAPHSVLLLDEIEKAHPDLYNLLLQVMDHGKLTDHNGKVVDFRNVILIMTTNAGAAELSREAVGFARHSRSGEDEEAIKRLFTPEFRNRLDAIIPFAPLSTEIMRHIVKKFIAQLQDLLISKHVQLNLTPKAYEWLTLEGYDPLHGARPLARLIQEQIKKPLAEELLFGKLAKGGKVTVGVQKNQLTFTITEKQPAPSPLKKRSKALI, encoded by the coding sequence ATGCAGTTGTCTTCCACTTTAGAGCAAACACTGAAACGTGCGGCCGCTCTTGCTGGGAAGCACCAGCATGAGCTTATTACACTTGAACACCTACTTTTCGCTTTATGCGAAGATAAAGATGCCCTCTCTGTCATGGAAATCTGTCAGGTTAACCCTGAGCATCTGAAAACTGAATTACAGACATTCATAACTGATAATTTTGCTACGATTTCTTTGCTAAAAGAAGATGAAATACCCCAACCAACAGCCGCTTTTCAACGTGTTATTCAACGTGCTGCCATTCATATTGAAAGTGCCGGCCAATCTGTAATAACGGGGGCAAATGTCCTTATTGCTCTTTATACCGAGCAAGAAAGCCATGCTGTTTATTATCTTCTCCAGTCAGGTATGAATCGCCTTGATGCCATTCACGCATTTTCTCACGGCACTGCCGCAGCTTTTGGTTTTAGTGGCTTACCTCGTTCTGCTCCTCAGTCCAGTTCGGGAGGAAAAGAACCCCACGCATCCAGTGCAAAAGAAAATTCTGCTCTTAAAACATATTGCGCCAATTTGAATGAAAGAGCAGAAAGCAAGCAAATTGACCCTCTCATCGGGCGCGATAAAGAACTGAAACGCGTTATTCAGGTTTTATGTCGCCGAACAAAAAATAATCCACTTCTCGTCGGTGACCCTGGCGTGGGGAAAACTGCTATTGCAGAGGGTTTAGCCTATCGTATTGTGGAAAAAACTATTCCTTCCATATTAAAAAATTCAATTGTCTATAATTTGGATTTGGGTAGTTTACTTGCAGGCACACGCTATCGTGGTGATTTTGAAGAACGCCTTAAGGCGATTATACAGGAACTAGAAGCCCAACCTGAGGCAATTTTATTTATTGATGAAATTCACACCCTTATTGGAGCTGGTGCGACAACAGGCGGGGCTATGGATGCCTCTAATTTACTTAAACCTGCACTAGCATCGGGCAAATTGCGCTGTATGGGCGCCACAACCTATAGGGAGTACCGTCAATATTTTGAAAAGGATCATGCTTTAACGCGCAGATTCCAAAAAATTGATGTCACAGAACCTTCTTCGGCAGATACAGTTCGTATTTTACACGGTCTAAAATCACGTTACGAAACACATCACAACGTACATTATACCGAAGCAGCTCTCAAAGCGGCCGTTGAGCTATCGACGCGTTATCTACATGAGCGCAAGCTCCCAGATAAAGCCATTGATGTTATAGATGAAGCCGGAGCAGCACTGCAATTACAGCCAAGCTCCAAGAAAAAGCGCTCTATTGTTGGTGTTCCAGAAATAGAAGCAACAGTTTCGAAAATAGCTCTCATTCCGCCTAGACGTGTTTCAAATGATGATAGAGAATCTCTGCGTCACTTGCCACAAGATTTACGCAAGGCAGTTTTTGGGCAAGATAAAGCTTTAGACATGTTGTCTTCGGCTATTATGCTCTCTCGTGCAGGGCTACGCGACAATAATAAGCCCATAGGCAGTTACCTGTTTTCAGGTCCGACAGGAGTAGGCAAAACCGAAGCCGCACGACAATTAGCCCTCACTCTTGATATTCCACTTATTCGTTTTGACATGTCCGAATATATGGAGGCACATTCGGTATCACGTTTGATAGGAACACCTCCTGGTTACGTAGGATTTGAGCAAGGTGGCTTACTGACGGACGCAATAGATCAGGCACCGCATAGCGTTTTACTACTTGATGAAATAGAAAAGGCCCATCCAGACCTTTATAATCTGCTGCTTCAAGTCATGGATCACGGCAAACTAACCGATCATAATGGTAAAGTTGTTGATTTCCGCAATGTAATTTTAATTATGACCACAAATGCCGGAGCTGCGGAGCTTTCAAGAGAAGCTGTAGGTTTTGCACGTCATAGCCGCTCAGGTGAAGATGAAGAAGCTATTAAAAGGCTTTTTACACCTGAATTTCGTAACCGTCTTGACGCCATTATTCCCTTTGCTCCGCTCTCAACCGAGATTATGCGTCATATTGTCAAAAAATTTATAGCTCAGTTACAAGACCTGCTCATCTCAAAGCATGTTCAGCTTAACCTCACACCAAAAGCCTATGAGTGGTTAACCCTTGAGGGTTACGACCCTCTTCATGGAGCTCGTCCTTTGGCGCGACTTATTCAAGAACAAATCAAAAAGCCTTTAGCTGAAGAGCTTCTTTTTGGTAAACTTGCCAAAGGTGGAAAAGTTACCGTTGGTGTGCAAAAAAACCAGCTTACTTTTACGATTACTGAAAAGCAGCCGGCTCCTTCTCCTCTCAAGAAAAGGAGCAAAGCCCTTATATAA
- the clpS gene encoding ATP-dependent Clp protease adapter ClpS: MPKATSSSTHGETLTQSKTRIAYPSMYKVIILNDDFTPIDFVIYVLERFFSKSSEEAQQITWNIHHNGSGVCGIFTREIAETKVNQVNDCARGHHHPLQGIMEKA; encoded by the coding sequence ATGCCAAAAGCTACAAGTAGTTCTACCCACGGTGAGACCCTTACGCAGTCAAAAACGCGTATTGCCTATCCCTCAATGTATAAAGTCATTATTTTAAATGATGATTTTACACCAATTGATTTTGTCATTTACGTTTTGGAACGATTTTTTTCTAAATCTTCTGAAGAGGCTCAACAAATTACTTGGAATATTCACCATAATGGCAGTGGCGTTTGCGGCATTTTTACTCGGGAGATAGCTGAAACCAAAGTTAATCAGGTTAATGATTGCGCGCGTGGTCATCATCATCCTTTACAGGGCATCATGGAAAAAGCCTGA
- a CDS encoding D-alanyl-D-alanine carboxypeptidase family protein, protein MRLSHRFFLMMVLTFVLGLTNGAEAQYAGHISSFVMNAKSGKVLLASDADLQRYPASLTKLMTLYITFRALSEGNITLDQKMPVSIHASVQEPSKLGMRPGSYLMVKSAILALVTKSANDAACALGEYQAGGDEAKFAVEMTRTARRLGMSNTTFRNASGLPDPNQVTTARDMALLARHLMTDFPQYYKYFNVASFRFGRRVIRNHDPLLGVYAGADGLKTGYTSLAGHNLVSSAWQNNTRLIGVVLGAPSNFSRNHAMIALLDKGFIAEGQIPLPLIKSKKPVKAKIARRGKGKRAVIKRGHRRKGVLLVSYKPHKKVKPRKRHALVHKTRVSKRGHHRS, encoded by the coding sequence ATGCGTCTATCACATCGTTTTTTCCTCATGATGGTCCTTACTTTTGTTTTAGGCCTAACCAATGGGGCAGAAGCGCAATATGCAGGGCATATTTCCAGTTTTGTGATGAATGCTAAATCAGGAAAAGTGTTGCTCGCTTCTGATGCTGATTTACAACGTTATCCAGCATCTTTAACTAAGTTAATGACACTTTATATCACCTTCCGTGCTCTCTCAGAAGGAAATATAACCCTTGATCAGAAAATGCCTGTTTCGATCCATGCTTCTGTTCAGGAACCTTCCAAATTAGGAATGCGTCCTGGGAGCTATTTGATGGTTAAAAGCGCAATTTTGGCGCTTGTAACAAAATCTGCAAATGATGCAGCCTGTGCTTTAGGGGAGTATCAGGCTGGAGGGGACGAAGCTAAATTTGCCGTCGAAATGACACGTACAGCACGCCGGCTTGGGATGTCTAACACGACTTTTAGAAATGCTTCTGGTCTGCCTGATCCTAATCAGGTGACGACGGCGAGAGACATGGCTTTGTTAGCACGCCATCTCATGACAGATTTTCCGCAATATTATAAATATTTTAATGTAGCAAGTTTCCGCTTTGGTCGTCGTGTCATTCGTAACCATGATCCATTACTTGGTGTATATGCAGGGGCGGACGGTCTTAAAACAGGTTATACTAGTTTAGCAGGACATAATTTGGTTAGTTCTGCATGGCAAAATAACACGCGCCTTATTGGTGTTGTTTTAGGAGCACCAAGTAACTTTAGCCGTAATCATGCTATGATTGCCCTTTTAGATAAAGGGTTTATCGCAGAAGGTCAGATTCCGCTTCCTCTTATAAAATCTAAGAAACCGGTAAAAGCGAAAATTGCAAGGCGTGGCAAGGGCAAACGTGCTGTCATCAAAAGAGGGCATCGTCGTAAAGGTGTGCTGTTAGTTTCATATAAACCGCATAAAAAAGTAAAACCACGTAAACGACACGCTTTAGTGCATAAAACGCGTGTTTCTAAACGTGGGCACCATCGTTCTTAA